Part of the Legionella adelaidensis genome is shown below.
AGTAAGATCCTCTAATGTTAGATTTTGGAGTTTCGTGGGGATATGTATATACTAAAAAAAATTTAAAGGGAGTTTTACATGCCTAAACCTGGTGAATTTGCTTGGAATCGTTTAATGGCTCGCGATATAAATGAAGCGAAAGCTTTTTATGGGAGTCTTTTTGGCTGGGAAACCATAGAAACTAATATTGAAGGCGAACCATTTTACATCTTTAAAAAGGAAAAAACTCTTATCGCAGGATTGAGGCGACTGAGCGACGTACCGGGAGCGACGATACCTCATTGGATGAGTTATATTACAGTTAATGACATTCATGCCACTATCCAAAAGGCAGAACGCCTTGGAGCCAAGCTTACTACCAGAGTACTCACCATTAGTAATTTGGGGCGGGTCGCAGTTCTTCTTGACCCAGGCGGCGCCTACATTGGTTTTTTCGAGCCAACTACACTTAAGTGAGCAGTAGAGGCCTGTCCTTACAAGTAAAATAAGCCTCTACTTGGTCGTTTGTAACCTCTGACAATGTTTGCGGGCTCCACTGCGGGTTTTTATCTTTATCAATTAAAAGTGCCCGCACCCCTTCATAGAAATCTGAGGCTGTCATAAAATGAGAAACCAAACAGTAATCCATTTTTACACATTCTCCCATTGATAAATGCTTTGCCTGTTTAATTTGTCGTAAGGTCACTTTTAAGCTTAACGGGGCTTTTTGATTAAGAATGTCTTTGGTAGTTTGAAAAAAATTATGTTCATTCGCATCTAATTGGGCCAAAATTTCTTCCATGGTTGATTTATTAAAAATCGAGGCTATTTTTGTGGCATCTTGTGGAACCTGCGAAGTAATGGAGAAGGCGAACCGTTTAATACACGCGTCTACCTCCTGTGCGGGATTTTGCGAAAGGTCGGTATTAATAAGGGCTGCTAACAAGGTATTCATTTCATTAGCCGTTACAAGATATTTAACCAAGCCAACATGATAAGCTTCTTCAGCTTGCAAACGATGACCTGTCAAGGCCAAATAGGTACCAAACTCATATGGGCAGCGCGAAAGTAAGTGACTTGCACCAATATCTGGAAAAAAACCAATCCCTGTTTCCGGCATCGCGAACAAAAAATTTTCACTGGCGACAGGGTGTGAGCCATGTAAAGATATACCCACTCCTCCGCCCATGGTAATTCCATTCATCAATGCAATATAAGGTTTTTTATATTGATTAATGTAGTGATTCAATCGGTATTCATGCAAAAAAAATTGCATTTGTTGTGGATCATTTGACTTACCGGCTTCATATAGCCAACGCACATCCCCCCCAGCGCAAAATGCCTTCCCTTCCTCGGCTTTAATAACAACCGCATGGATAGAGTTATCTTGTTCCCAAGCGCTGAGTTGCTCTTGTAATGCTAAAATCATAGGTAAGGTTAACGCATTAAGCGCCGTTGGGCGATTTAGCGTTATCAAACCAATATGTTTTTCCTGTGTGAATAAGATTGAATCATTCATACACTATTTCCCTTTAAAAGTAGCCGCTCTTTTTTCTAAAAAAGCCTGCACTCCTTCAGCTTTATCTGCACTGGCACAAGTTTTGGCAAAATGAATGGCCTCCAAATGCAATGCTTCATTTAGAGCAAGATCATAACCGTGGTCAATCACTTCCATAACCCCGCGAACAGCCAAAGGAGCCATGCTTAATATTCCCTTTAAAAGTTTTTCTGCTTCATCTAGCAATTTATCTTCTTCAATCACATGAGTGACTAATCCCCACTGCAAAGCGGTCTGAGCATCAATAAAACGACCTGTTAAACATAAATCCAGTGCTCGGCCTTTTCCTACGAGACGTGCCAAACGTTGTGTGCCACCATACCCGGGTATCACTCCCAGTTTAACTTCCGGCTGGCCAAATTGGGCATTTTGAGAGGCAATACGTATGGTCGTAGCCATAGCGAGTTCACAACCCCCACCAAAGGCAAAACCATTAATAGCGGCAATCGAAGGCTTCCCCAGCGTTTCAAATTGACGAAAAACTTCTTGGCCAAAACTTGCAAATTGGTAACCACTTTCGGCATCGCATTCTGCCAAGCGATTAATGTCTGCACCCGCACAAAAAGCTTTGCCTTTTCCAGTAATCAGTAAAGCCTTAACGCTCTCTTTATCTTTTGCATAGCTCAACAATTCTCTTAAAGCTTGCAGAACCTCATTATTTAAGGCATTGAGCTTTTCCGGTCTATTTAAAGTAATCGTAAGAATTCCGCTATCATTTAATTGCTGTTCAATTACACTCATTACTTACTCCTTACTCAAGAAAATATTTTTCGTCATCTAAAACGGATTTGGCTATTATTTCACGCATAATCTCATTCGTTCCTTCCAAAATCTGATGAACGCGTAAATCTCTGAAAATTCGCTCGATTTGATAGTCTCTAAGATAACCATATCCGCCATGTAGCTGCATCGCTTTATCACTAATAGCAAAGGCGAAGTCAGTAGCTAATTGTTTGGCCATAGCACAATACATCGGCGCTTTGGCATTATTGCGATCAAGGGAGTCGGCAGCGCGATACACCATCAATCGGGCCGCATCAAAGTTAGTTAACATGTCAGCAAAATAAAAACGTAATCCCTGCATTTCCTTTAAAGCTTTTCCAAATTGTTTACGTTCATGCATATAAGATTGCGTGAGCCGAAGACAGGATAAAGCGCCGCCTAATGCACAGGCGGCTATACTAACCCGTCCTCCATTCAAGGCATTCAATGCAATTTTAAAACCCTGCCCCTCGTCTCCTACACGGTTCTTAACAGGCACACGGCAATTTTCAAAATAAATCATTGCAGTAGGTTGATTTCGCCAGCCCATCTTTTTTTCTAATTTGCCAAAACTTAAACCTAAAGTATCTTTTTCTATTAATAGAGAGGTAATGCCATGATGTTTTTCATTGCCAGTACGCACCATACATAAATAAACGTCACTAACGCCAGCGCCGGAAATAAAAGCTTTGGTACCATTTACAAGGTAATAATCTCCTTCTCGTTTAGCAGTAGTTCGAAGCGATGCAGCATCCGATCCCGACTCAGGTTCGGTTAAACAATAACTGGCAAGCACATCCATGCTCGTAAGCTTAGGCCCCCATACCCTCCTTAATTCGTCACTACCATAGCGGTCAATAAGAGAAACCACCATATTATGAATGGATAAATAAGCACTCGTGCTAACACAACCCGTAGCTAATTGTTCAAAGATAAGAGCAGAAGCAAGCCGCGGAAGACCAGCACCGCCAATATCCTCGTTGGCAACAATTCCTCCCATGCCTAATTGGGCAGCTTGCTTAAACACTTCAACTGGAAAATGATGATCTTCATCCCAACTATCTGCATAGGGTTGGATTTTGTCACGGGCAAAATCAGCCGCCATTTGGCGAAAAGCCCTATTTTCTTCACTCAGTTGAAAATCCATTCCTACTCCTTGTATTTCATTATTTAATGAGCTTTTGTATTATTCACCGGCATTACTATTTATTTGCCAAATTTTAAAAATCTATAAAAATAATAAGAATAAATCTATGGAAAGCCAAAAGCCAACGAATGCCCGTGAAATTTTAAAAAAATATTATGGGTTTGATAGTTTCCGCTCTTCGCAAGAAGAAATTATCAATGATCTTACGGCAGGTAGTGATATTTTAGTATTGATGCCTACCGGTGGCGGCAAATCACTATGCTATCAAATTCCTTCCTTGTTGCGAGAAGGCGTAGGCATTGTCGTTTCCCCATTAATTGCTTTGATGGAAGACCAGGTTAGTGCTTTAAAAACATTAGGTATTAAAGCCGCCTATTATAACTCTTCGCTTAATGCGTCAGAATCGAAAGAAGTATTATCAAATCTTCATAGGGGGGATTTAAATTTATTATATGTTGCTCCTGAACGATTACTGAGTGAAAGTTTTCTTAGTCGTTTACAAGAGTGCCCTATTGCTTTATTTGCTATTGACGAAGCACACTGCATTTCGCAATGGGGTCACGACTTTCGGCCAGAATATGCGGCATTAGGCGTTTTAAAAAAAAGGTTTCCCACTGTACCAATTATTGCTTTAACAGCTACAGCGGATAAACAGACGCAACAAGATATTGTTCAAAAGCTGCATTTCATCCCGAAACAATATATCGCTTCTTTTAATCGCCCCAATATTTACTATCAGGTCATCGCCAAAAATAAACCGTTTCACCAACTGATTACTTTTTTAGAGAAAGAAAAGCAACAATCCGGGATTATATACTGCGGCACTCGTGCCACAGTCGAGCGCGTTACTGAAAAATTAATAGAATGTGGCCATAAAGCCAGAGCTTACCATGCGGGATTAATGCATAAAGAAAGAAAAGAGGTTCAACATTTATTTCGTTATGATCAAATTGATATTGTGGTAGCGACTATTGCGTTTGGTATGGGTATTGATAAACCTAACGTTCGCTTTGTAATTCATGTTGATTTACCTAAAAATATTGAGAGTTATTATCAGGAAACAGGAAGAGCGGGAAGAGACGGTATGCCCTCCAAAGCGCTTTTATTATATGAACCAGGCGATAGCGCAAGGATTAGGGTTTTTATTGAAGGACTTTCCCAGGAAGAACAAAAAAAGATTGAGCATCATAAATTAAACCATATGCTAGCTTTCGCAGAAGCAAGTGCGTGCAGGCGGCAAGTATTATTACAGTACTTCAATGAAACCTTCGCTAGTAAATGCAATTACTGTGATATCTGCGATAACCCACCCGAGATGACAGACGCTACCATTAATGCGCAAAAATTTTTATCTTGTGTTTATCGTTTGCGCCAAACATTTGGTTTGAACCACATTATTGATGTATTACGAGGTAGCGCCTCCGAGAAATTGCAAAAATTAGCTCACCACCAACTATCTACTTTTGGCATAGGCAAAGATTACCCTACCACTTATTGGAAACATTTGGCTTGGCAATTAATACATCGTGAATATTGTTATCAAGATATCAATCAGTACCACGTGGTAAGGCTCACTTCTAAAGCTGTACCTTTATTACGCGGTGAAGAAAAAATTAATTTAGCTATATTTAAAGACAAAGATAAACAAACAGTTAAAAATAAAAAAGATTACAGTAAAGCTTCTCTTAATCCACTTTTTGAAAAGTTGCGCCTACTCCGACGGCAATTAGCTGAAGAAGAAGACAAACCTCCGTTCATGATTTTTAGTGATGCGACTTTGCATGACATGATTAAGGTGAATCCAAAGACTTTAGATGAGATGTTGGAAGTTTCAGGTGTAGGACAGCATAAATTAGAATTATACGGAGAAAGGTTTTTAGAGGCATTAATGTAGGTTGGGCCGATAGGCCCAACAAATTTTTCAACATCGACTTTTGTCATTCCCGCCTACGCCGGAATAACAAAAAAATAGCTACAATGAAATAAATAATATAGAGATTGAATAAAAAGTGACGGTCACACCACAGTTTATTCTTAATGCGTGTGGCACCCAATCTTCAAATGTACCTGATAATATTTACTGCGGCTGCCATCAATAAACCCACGCGTTTCTAAAACTTCATACCAATCTAATTTTCCATGCGATTTGGCAGCTTGTGCTATTGCATTATTGATTGCGTCTTCTATATTACTTTGAGAGGTACCCACTAGTTCAATTACTTGATAAACCTTGTCCACCATGCTTCTTCTCCCTGTGTTTTTGTAGCTCTGCTCTTGCAATTGCTTTGCGAATCATTCGTGATTCTTCACTATTTTCCGGTGCCAACGTTAATAACTTTTGCCAATAATTGATGGCAATCTCATAATCATGGCTCATGAATGCATCCATGGCAAGCATTGCCAATGCATCAGGTTGATTTTTATCTATCTCTAAGATTTTTTTGAAGAGCTTTCTACTTGCTGGAGTAAACTCTTGATGATTTCTTTGCCAAATACTTTGCCCCAAATTTAAAATATATTTCACCTGATGGGGCTTTAATTGATAAGCAATTTTAAATGCCTTCTCTGCCTGCTCCCATTCCCCCTTGCTAGCATAGATTCTCCCTAATAGGTACCAACCTTTCGCACTATTGGGATTATCCTTCAATTTCTCTTGCAGTTTGGTGATTAATTCATCGGGATCTTTAATTTGTTTTAACAGTGCTTGAACTTGTGCTTTTTTAGTTAATTCCTTTTCGTAAAGTTGCCAAGACTTAAATCCGCCCCACTGCCAATATGCAGCAACAATTCCAGCTAAAAGAAAAATTGCAAGTATAGAAATGCTTTTCGTCTTTCGTAATGGATAAAAAGCCAAAACTAAAGCAATAGCAGACAAAAAAATAAAAATACCGATTAAAATTAATTCTTTACTCATTTACGCCGCAAGCAAGTTCGCCAAAAAATAAAAATACCCATTAAAAGAAATATAATAGGCCCAAACCACAATAAGTATGTTATTTCTTTGACCGGGGGTTTAAAAAGAATAAAATCTCCATAGCGAGTCGTTAAATAATTAGTTATTTCGCTATCACTTTTACCCTCTTTTACCATGGAATACACCTGATCACGCAGATCTTTCGCAAGGCCCGCATTGGAATCTGCTAAATCTTGATTTTGGCATACTAAACAGCGTAGCTCTTTTAATAAATGATGGAATTGCGCTTCTTGCTGAGGAGTTTCCAAAGGATAAAATGAATTGGCCCAACTTATATTGAAAAAAAGGAAGGTGAGAATAAATATTTTTCTACGCATTAACCTTCTCCGCGTTCAAAATTCGTGGAAGGAATTCTTTTTGCCAAATTGCGCTATTTAAAACACCCGCATGTCTATAAAGGATGATTCCTTTTTTATCAATTAAAAAGGTTTCTGGCGTACCGTATACACCTAATTCTATTGCTACTTTACCCTTTTCATCTGTAAACACTTGCTGATAAGGATTACCCCAATCTTGCAACCATTTTTTAGCATCAATCGGACTATCTTTATAATTTAAACCGAGGATAGGTACCCCTTGATGAGCCAGGTCCACCAGAAAGTATTGCTCTTCACTACAAGAAGAACACCAACTTGCCCATACATTCAATATGTGTATCTTTCCCTTGAGCGAATCAATTGGTGCGTGATTATTCGGCTTGTCTAAAAGAGGAAGAGTAACCTTAGCCAAAGGTTTTCCTACCTGTACTGAAGGGATTAAATGAGGGTTGGTAAATAATCCGCGCCAAAAAAAAACGCCTAAAATGGCAAAGATTAATAAAGGAGTTAATTTCCATAATTTAGTCATACACTACCTCGTGTTTTTTAGCTATTTTACGGTTTGTGAGGTAGTAGCGCCGATCACTAAGCGCTATAACGCCACCAAATAATATAAAGAAACCCCCTCCCCAAATCCAGCGTATAAAAGGTTTATAATAAATTCTGACCGCCCAGGCATTGTCATCAACTGGCTCTGCCAAAGCAATATAAATATCACGGAAAGGGTTGGCATCAATAGCCGCGTCAGTCATTGGCATTTGGCCTATATTGTATATTCTTTTCTCCGGGTAAATCGTTTTTTCCTTCCCCTTGGAAGTAATTAAAAAGCGGGCTTGAGTACCATGATAATTGGGGCCATTTAACTCTCTTTCTTCGCCAAATTGAATTAAATATCCTGCCATTTGTACACTTTCGCCAGGAGCTAACCTCACATCTTTTACTATTCCATAACCCGTAGATACACTGATTCCAATAACCGTTATTGCCACACCAAAATGCGCTGTCACCATTCCCCAAAAAGCTTGGTTAATTCCATCAAAACCCCTTTCTTTTACGCGTCTTAAAATTAAATTAAAAGTACTCACGAAAATCCAGGAAGAAAGAATTACGCCCACAAGCACGGATAATTCGACATGGGGGGCAAAAAAATACAAAACAAAACAGCCCCCTGCCACAGCTATGCCAATTAAATTGCGAGTTTTTGTAAACAAAGAGCCTACATTATCTTCCCCCCACCGCAAATGAATCCCTAATCCCATTAAAAGGAACAAGGGGATCATTAAGGGAATAAACACAGTATTAAAATAAGGAGCGCCTACGGACAATTTTCCTAATCCTAGGCCATCAATTAATAGAGGATACGTGGTGCCTAGAAGCACCGTAAGCATGGCAACCACTAAAAACACATTATTAAGCAATAAAGCACTTTCCTTAGAAAAAAGTGCCGGTCTGGTATGGTTCTTTACAGTTTGTACACGAAAGGCAAATAAAGTAAGTGAGCCGCCAATCACAAATAATAAAAAAAGTAAAATATACAAGCCTCTTGCCGGATCCACTGCAAACGCATGGACTGAAGTTAAAACACCAGAGCGCACTAGAAAAGTACCAATCAAACTCAATGAAAATGCAGAAATAGCTAATAATAAGGTCCAGGCTTTGAATTGCTGGCGTTGTTCGCTAACCGCTAACGAATGAATTAAAGCCGTTCCAACCAGCCAGGGCATAAAAGAGGCATTCTCCACTGGATCCCAAAACCACCAACCACCCCAGCCGAGTTCACGATAAGCCCACCAACTGCCTAAAGTGATACCTGTAGTTAAGCAACACCAGGCTGCCAAAGTCCACGGTCTTGTCCATTTTGCCCAAGCGCTTTCAATTTTCCCTTCCCACAAAGCTGCCAGGGCAAAAGCAAAAGCTACAGAGAAACCAACATATCCCATATAGAGCATAGGAGGGTGAAATAAGAAACCTGGGTCTTGCAATAAAGGATTCAAATCACGTCCGACACTGTCTAAAATTTGAAATTGACGCAGAAAAGGGTTCGAGGTAGCTAATAGAAAAAGAATAAAACCCGCACTGATCACACCCAAGATGACTAAGACTTTGCTACGAATCCTTTGGGGTAAAGAATCACTGAAGAAATTTACCCCAAGCATCCATACACTTAATATAGCCACCCACAATAACATCGACCCTTCATGTCCGCCCCAGACAGCACATAATTTATAAAACCAGGGTAAAGAAAGGCTTGAATTATTTAACACATACCATACCGAAAAATCGTTAGTAAGAAAGCAAAATGTTAAACAAAGATAAGAAATGGCAATAAAAAAGAAATGTACATTCACATAAATACTTACAGAAGCAATGTAATCTGGTTTTTTCAGCCACATACCGAGGCTGGGAAGAATGGCGATTAATAACGCAAACAATAAAGCAAGAATTAAAGAAAATACCCCTATTTCGGCAACCACATTACCCTACCTCATTTTTTTCCAAGGCAGACTTCACTTCAGGAGGCATATAATTTTCATCATGCTTTGCTAAAATTTCCCGAGCCTTGAAATGTTTATCGTCGATTAACTGCCCAAAGGCGACTACCCCTTGACCTTCTCGAAATAAATCGGGGAGACTACCCTCATATGAAACTTCTATAGTATTTTTAAAATCCGTTAAAAGAAAATGTACAGACAGGGAATTTTTCTCCCGCACAAGGCTACCTTTTTGTACCACGCCGCCCGCTCTAATAATGTGATGAAGAGGAGCTTCATTATTCACAATTTGAGTGGGTGAATAAAATAAACTCACATTTTGTCTTAATGCATACAAAATAAGACCCGCTACTAAGCCTAGAGAGGCCGTTAAAGTTACGGAGAGAATGAGCCTGCGTTTACGTGATGCCTTCACTGTCTTTTAAACCACTGCTGTAATTTTTTAAAAGTGCGTTCCTTTTGCCATTTAATGCCCAGAAGGTTCATTACCAGAACAACACAAACCAGACCATAAGCAGGCCATATATATAGGGAATAACCACCCATTGATAACCATTGAAAGAATTGACTCATTGTTTTACCCCTTCCACTATCTCCTTAACCCAGCTTTGCCTACGCTCACGACTCAATAGCTCGGCGCGTGCTTTTAATAAAATCGCAAAAATACAATACAGAGTAAAACCGAATAAATTAATGAGTAATGGGTAAAGCATACTGGAATGTATTTTAGGTTTGCTAAATAGCGTTAAGGTTGCTCCTTGATGTAAAGTATTCCACCAATAAACTGAATAATGAATAATAGGAAGATCAACTAATCCTACTAATACTAATATTGCCACCATCTTGTCACTTTGATCTTTATTCTGATAAGCATTACTAGTCGCAATAATAGCTGCATACAATAACAACAAAATAAGCTCGGAAGTTAAACGAGCATCCCAAATCCACCATGTTCCCCACATGGGCTTGCCCCATAAACTACCCGTAATTAAGGCAATAAATGCCATTGCCGCCCCTAATTGGGCAAATACAGAAATGAGCAAACCGGCTAGTTTAATTTGCCAAACTAATAATAAAAAAGCTAAAAAACCCATACCAGCGTATAAAGCCATAGATAAGAAAGCACCAGGAACGTGAATATAAATAATACGAAACGCATCACCTTGCTGGTAATCCGCTGGTGCAAAACATAAACCCCACACTATTCCAATAGTAATCAAGAGCAAAGAACTGATGCCTACTGTGAATGTCCAACGCTCCGAAAACTGGTAAAAGTTTTTAGGGGAAGCCAGTCGATATAAAAATTTCCACATAGCTAACAATTGATTCAAAAAAGGCTAAAATTTTAACATGAGTTTTCAGCTGTGTCTGCAAAAGCTTACAAGTATAATAATCAAAAAACTCAGAAGTGAGACAAAATTATTAGCACTTACTCAGCTAAGCTAAAACGGATGACACTCGCTATCGCAAAAGGCAGTAACGTTATAGCAATCAGTGATATGGCTAAGAGTAAGGCTAATATTCCATTCGTGGGTAATTGTTGCATAGCTAATTGCAAAGCGCTGCTCCCGAAAATAAGTATCGGGATGGTAAGAGGTAACAAAATCAAGGCCATAAAAATGCCTTTTTGTTTGATTCCAAGACTGAATGCTGCAACAAGCGCGCATAGATAAAGGATTGCAGGAGAGCCCAAGAATAGGCTCACTTCGAGAATAAAAATCTCAAAGGCTTTAAGATCAAATAACAAGGCTATTAAAGGAGTAAACAGGATAATGGGGATTATATTTAGTACCCATTGAGTTATTATCTTTGCACAAACCAATAGACTCATAGAAGTACCGGCCACAATCCATTGCTCAAGCACACCATCTTCATAATCTTGCTGAAAAAGACGCTCTGCAGACAATAGCAGCGATAACAAAAGAGCCATCCAGAAAATACCGGGGGCAATAGTTCGTAGCAATTGTGGGTCTGCGGGCATTGATAAAGGGAAAAAGACCAAAATCATTAAATAGAATAAACAGGAATTAATAAGTAAGTTATATTGTCTAGAATTAAGCAAAAGCTCTCTTTGTACTTGCTGTATGAATAGTGACTTCACAACAAGTACTCCTTACAGGAGTATGAAAAGGGTAAATCTTGATGAGAGGTTAATACAATTTGTCCTCCTTGCAGAAGATGTTCATTACACCATTTTCCAATAATATATATTGAGTCCTGATCTAAGGCCACAAATGGCTCGTCCAACAACCATAGTTTGGATTGGGTAAGTTGCAAACGTAACAGCCCTACTTTACGCCGCTGTCCAGCGGATAATAAACCACAGGGCAGATCAGAGACTTCATGCAAAAACAATTCATCCATTAACTTTTTATAATCGGCTGCGTGTTTTTTTTTAAATTCAAATTCACAGTTTTCTTTCGGCGTTAAAAATAAACTAATGCTTGGCTTATGCCCTACATAGCATATATGTTGATGATATTCAGCTAACTGTTGATGAATGGGCTTTTGGTTATATGATATTTCTCCCGACTGAGGGGACAATATTCCAGCTAATAATCTAATAAGCGTAGTTTTTCCAGACCCGTTTGCTCCACGCAAATGTAACAGTTCTCCTGCTTGTACTGTAAACGTTACATCACCCAAAAGCGGATTATCTGCGTAATCAAAGCATAAATTTTTAACGGCAAGCATAACCTTAACCCCAAGGATGCAAGAGCTTCATGCCTGGTTTAAGTAATTTATCTAAAAATGATTGCTTGCCGTGCACTTTGATTTGATAAAGATTATAATCTGCCATTTTTTCGGCCAGATATTCATCACTGGTTTTTAACTCATCCACCAATTTAAGGTCCATGGCATCCTTTGCTAACCAATGCTCTCCCGTAGCCACTTTGTGAATGTCTAACTCTTCGCGATTTTTTAAAACATACTCTTTAAAGGTTGCATGGATTTGCTCTAAATCTTCTTGGAATTTTTGACGCCCTTTTTCTGTATTTTCTCCAAATAAGGTAAGTGTGCGCTTATATTCCCCAGCGGTTAAGAGCTCAACGTCTATATCATTTTTTTTAAGCCATCGATGAAAATTAGGGATTTGTGCCACTACACCGATAGATCCTAAAATCGCAAAAGGAGCAGCTATGACTTTATTAGCGACACAAGCCATTAAATAGCCACCACTCGCAGCCATTTTATCAATGCAAGCTGTAAGTTTTATACCTTTTTGACGGATTCTATGTAATTGAGAGGCAGCTAATCCATAACCGTTTACGGCGCCACCAGGGCTTTCCACCCGAACTACAATTTCATCTTCAGGTTTGGCGATAGCTAGAATGGCCGAAACTTCTTCACGCAACTGTTCCGTTTGAGAAGCTCTTATATCACCGTTAAAATCAATCACAAAAACAGAGGGCTTTCTTGCTTTTTCTTTTTTAATCTTTTCGGATTTACCCAGAATTTCCTTCTGCATGCGCAACTTTATTTTCTGATACTGTTTATTAAGAGGAATAATCTCCAATTTGGGTCTAGGTTTACGACTTATAGCAAAAATCCCTGCTGTAAGTAGTAATACAGCTATGACTAAAGTAAAGGTTTTAAGTGCAAACAAGCCATAATTTGCTAGAAATTCCATCATGTAACCTTTTCATTTTTTAAAAAGAATCGCAATTATCTCTTTCTAAGATAGGGAGTGCAAGCACGTGAGGAAAAAGTACTACACGAATTTGAGAGTACTTAAAGAGGTAAAAATGCTCACCCCTACCATTTTAAACAATTTAAATAGACCCCGTAATTAAATGCCACTTAAAAATTTGCCAAAATTACCCGGAGTATTTCTCACGCCAGATTTGAACCGACAGTTCAAAAATAGCATTTTGGAGTTTCTTGGGTATATACTTATATAAATTAGATATTCATTTGATATGGAGTGCGTGATGAGTGATCTGAAGTCCAAATTACCCGATTTAAAAGAATTAGGTTCGATGACTAGTAAATTGTTTAAAGATTTAAAAAGTAGCGTAGGCGAGATCATTGATGATTATAAGAAAAAGCGTGAACAAGCCGAAGTGGAAGCAAAAACCACGGAAGTAAAAACTGAGGCAAAACCCGCTGAACCTGCGAAAACAGCATCTACGGAGCCAACGCCTGAAACCGCTGAAAAAAAACAAGCACAAGTTGTTGAAGAACCACCTCCAGCAACACAAGAACCACCTGTGCCTCCTACGGATGTTGATAAAGAGGCCTAAGTCACGATCCAGACGC
Proteins encoded:
- a CDS encoding VOC family protein is translated as MPKPGEFAWNRLMARDINEAKAFYGSLFGWETIETNIEGEPFYIFKKEKTLIAGLRRLSDVPGATIPHWMSYITVNDIHATIQKAERLGAKLTTRVLTISNLGRVAVLLDPGGAYIGFFEPTTLK
- a CDS encoding enoyl-CoA hydratase/isomerase family protein, with amino-acid sequence MNDSILFTQEKHIGLITLNRPTALNALTLPMILALQEQLSAWEQDNSIHAVVIKAEEGKAFCAGGDVRWLYEAGKSNDPQQMQFFLHEYRLNHYINQYKKPYIALMNGITMGGGVGISLHGSHPVASENFLFAMPETGIGFFPDIGASHLLSRCPYEFGTYLALTGHRLQAEEAYHVGLVKYLVTANEMNTLLAALINTDLSQNPAQEVDACIKRFAFSITSQVPQDATKIASIFNKSTMEEILAQLDANEHNFFQTTKDILNQKAPLSLKVTLRQIKQAKHLSMGECVKMDYCLVSHFMTASDFYEGVRALLIDKDKNPQWSPQTLSEVTNDQVEAYFTCKDRPLLLT
- a CDS encoding enoyl-CoA hydratase/isomerase family protein is translated as MSVIEQQLNDSGILTITLNRPEKLNALNNEVLQALRELLSYAKDKESVKALLITGKGKAFCAGADINRLAECDAESGYQFASFGQEVFRQFETLGKPSIAAINGFAFGGGCELAMATTIRIASQNAQFGQPEVKLGVIPGYGGTQRLARLVGKGRALDLCLTGRFIDAQTALQWGLVTHVIEEDKLLDEAEKLLKGILSMAPLAVRGVMEVIDHGYDLALNEALHLEAIHFAKTCASADKAEGVQAFLEKRAATFKGK
- a CDS encoding acyl-CoA dehydrogenase family protein, which produces MDFQLSEENRAFRQMAADFARDKIQPYADSWDEDHHFPVEVFKQAAQLGMGGIVANEDIGGAGLPRLASALIFEQLATGCVSTSAYLSIHNMVVSLIDRYGSDELRRVWGPKLTSMDVLASYCLTEPESGSDAASLRTTAKREGDYYLVNGTKAFISGAGVSDVYLCMVRTGNEKHHGITSLLIEKDTLGLSFGKLEKKMGWRNQPTAMIYFENCRVPVKNRVGDEGQGFKIALNALNGGRVSIAACALGGALSCLRLTQSYMHERKQFGKALKEMQGLRFYFADMLTNFDAARLMVYRAADSLDRNNAKAPMYCAMAKQLATDFAFAISDKAMQLHGGYGYLRDYQIERIFRDLRVHQILEGTNEIMREIIAKSVLDDEKYFLE
- the recQ gene encoding DNA helicase RecQ, whose amino-acid sequence is MESQKPTNAREILKKYYGFDSFRSSQEEIINDLTAGSDILVLMPTGGGKSLCYQIPSLLREGVGIVVSPLIALMEDQVSALKTLGIKAAYYNSSLNASESKEVLSNLHRGDLNLLYVAPERLLSESFLSRLQECPIALFAIDEAHCISQWGHDFRPEYAALGVLKKRFPTVPIIALTATADKQTQQDIVQKLHFIPKQYIASFNRPNIYYQVIAKNKPFHQLITFLEKEKQQSGIIYCGTRATVERVTEKLIECGHKARAYHAGLMHKERKEVQHLFRYDQIDIVVATIAFGMGIDKPNVRFVIHVDLPKNIESYYQETGRAGRDGMPSKALLLYEPGDSARIRVFIEGLSQEEQKKIEHHKLNHMLAFAEASACRRQVLLQYFNETFASKCNYCDICDNPPEMTDATINAQKFLSCVYRLRQTFGLNHIIDVLRGSASEKLQKLAHHQLSTFGIGKDYPTTYWKHLAWQLIHREYCYQDINQYHVVRLTSKAVPLLRGEEKINLAIFKDKDKQTVKNKKDYSKASLNPLFEKLRLLRRQLAEEEDKPPFMIFSDATLHDMIKVNPKTLDEMLEVSGVGQHKLELYGERFLEALM
- a CDS encoding dodecin, with translation MVDKVYQVIELVGTSQSNIEDAINNAIAQAAKSHGKLDWYEVLETRGFIDGSRSKYYQVHLKIGCHTH
- a CDS encoding tetratricopeptide repeat protein, giving the protein MSKELILIGIFIFLSAIALVLAFYPLRKTKSISILAIFLLAGIVAAYWQWGGFKSWQLYEKELTKKAQVQALLKQIKDPDELITKLQEKLKDNPNSAKGWYLLGRIYASKGEWEQAEKAFKIAYQLKPHQVKYILNLGQSIWQRNHQEFTPASRKLFKKILEIDKNQPDALAMLAMDAFMSHDYEIAINYWQKLLTLAPENSEESRMIRKAIARAELQKHREKKHGGQGLSSN
- a CDS encoding cytochrome c-type biogenesis protein CcmH codes for the protein MRRKIFILTFLFFNISWANSFYPLETPQQEAQFHHLLKELRCLVCQNQDLADSNAGLAKDLRDQVYSMVKEGKSDSEITNYLTTRYGDFILFKPPVKEITYLLWFGPIIFLLMGIFIFWRTCLRRK